GACGGTCTCTGGGACGCCTACAATAATTTTCACATGATGATAACGGGAGAAATTGTTGCGGAGCGCTTCAACGTATCACGTGAGGAAGCAGACACATTTGCATACGGCAGCCAGAAAAAAGCCCTTAAGGCTACAGAGGAGGGCTATTTCAGAGAGGAAACCGTTCCAATGGATATAACGAAGGATGGAAAACAGATGGAGATTGTAAGGGATGAAGGCATAAGACCAGATACAACACTTGAAAAACTGGCGGCACTGAAACCCAAATTCAAGGAGAATGGTATTTGCACGGCTGGAAATTCATCACAGCTCAGCGACGGTGCTTCAGCAGTTGTTATAATGTCAGAAAGTAGGGTTGAGGAAATGGGGATAAAGCCTATTGCCAGGATAGTTGACTACATCACCGGCGGAACGAGACCCGAATGGGTTATGGAGGCGCCTATAGAAACGACAAGGAAGCTCCTCAAAAGGAATGATATGGACATAGACTCTATAGACCTTGTCGAACACAATGAAGCTTATGCCTCCGCAAGTGTGGCTGTAAGGAAGGCACTGGGGATAGATAAAAGGAAATTCAACATTACTGGCGGTGCGGTTGCCCTCGGCCATCCGCTTGGTGCAAGTGGTGCGAGGATCACTACAACCCTCCTGCACAACATGAAAAGACTGAAAAGGGACAGCGGGCTCTCAACACTTTGCCTTGGCGGCGGGAACGCGGTCTCGATGTTGTTCGAGAGGTGTTGATTTGCCTGCGATAGGAGTAGTCGGGCTTGGCACGATGGGAACAGGTATTGCACAGGTCTGCATAGAGGCAGGTTATGATGTTGTCGCACTTGACGTAAATCAGTCTATTGTTGACGGTGCAATTGCGAAGATAAGGAAAGGCATTGACAAAAGGGTTGAAAAGGGACTGATGGACGCTGCTGCCGCAGGCAAAGCGCTGAATAGGTTAACCGGGACCGTCTCATTTAGCGATATTTCATCCTGTTTCATGGTCATCGAAGCTGTTTTTGAGAAACTGGATGTGAAGAGCAGGGCCATTTCGAGGATAGCCGACTCAGTCAGCGACGAGGCTGTGATCGGGACGAATACATCGTCCATTTCAATTACACTGCTTTCCAGAAATGCCAGGATCCCCGGTAATTTTCTCGGCATGCACTTTTTCAATCCTGTTGCGCTGATGCCGATTGTTGAAATAGTAAGCGGACTGGAAACTTCAGAACACTCGCTTTCGATCGCAAAAACAGTTGCAAAAAGGATGGGAAAAGAAACAGTCGGGGCAAAGGACTATCCGGGTTTTGTTTCAAACAGGATACTCATGCCAATGATCAATGAAGCGGTCTTTGCACTGATGGAGGGTGTTTCAAGCCGGGAGGGTATTGACAGGATAATGAAACTCGGTATGAATCATCCCATGGGTCCCCTTGAACTGGCGGATTTCATCGGTCTTGACATTTGCCTGGATATAATGAATGTTCTACATGCCGGATTTGGGGATTCGAAATATCGTCCTGCCCCTTTGCTGGTGAACATGGTAAACGCAGGTAAACTCGGGAAAAAGAGCGGCGAGGGTTTTTATAAATACTGATAGTATGCTTTCTGCAAGCTAACAACACAGGCAGCAACTCATCTCAAACTAGTTGAGCGCCACTAGTGTGCAAATGCCCCCTCACTCTCAGGTTGCTGATGCAGAAACATCCCCGTTCTCCCCTGTTTTGGTTTTTGCAAGCGCAGAATAAAGACCTATGGCCATCGAAATAGCAATCCAGACAGCCCAGAATATGTTAACATAGTAAGGGAGGGGATCGGCCGAGTGCATTAGCCTCACTAAACCGATGACTATGCTTGCTGAAATTATTGCAAAGGTAAGGATGTTCAGTGAAAGGGCTCTGATCCCCACTGCTCCTGGTTTCTTTGATGTTACGTTGAATGGCTTTTTCTTACGCATCATCCAGTTTAGGAACGAGGTGGTGATTACCCAAAAATCGAGCATTTCAACACCCTGATGCAGCATTGCCCCTTTAAAGCCGTAATCTTTCCCCCCCACGATTATTGTGATTGCCATGGCCGCAAAGAAGAAAGGTATGAATACGGCAGCATAGAACAGAAAACTCACGGACATGTAAGCCAGCCCCAATGCAAGAAAAACAATCGGCGCAATTATTTCAATGAGAGTCATGGGGCCTTCCTTCAGCCAGTAAAGATCTCCGAAGAGGAAATCAGCAAACTGCCGGAACGAAATGTTGCTTTTAAGCATGGGGGCAAGAAGCTGAAAGCCTCCAAGACTCCATCTGGCCTGCTGGGAGAAAAATGACTTAGCATCCATCGGCGGGACACCGTAATAAACAAGATCTTTGTCCAGGTATACACCATGATATCCTCTCTCTATTATTCTCAGCGAAGTGGCGATGTCCTCTGTAACTGTGTCCTCCCGGAAATAGCCGGCTTCTGCAACCGCTTTCAGTCTGAAAGCGGTCCCGCTTCCAAGGCTGAATGTGGAATCCGCTGTCGATCTGCCGTTCATTACTATATGAAGGAAAGGCAGCTGCATGTAATTGGCCGCACGGGCGATCAACGTATTGTTTTCCGAATATTTTTGAGGAAGCTGCACGAAGCCCACAGTTTCATCATTGAAAATTTGAAGTATTTCGTCGAAGAACGAGGAAGTGGGACGCTGGTCTGCATCGAATAATGCGAATATGTCGATATTGTTGAGTGTCCTCAGGATATCGTTAATTGCACCAGCCTTGTAACCTCTCCTGTTATCTCTGTGCACATACTCCACGTTTAGCAGTTTGCAGTATTTCCGCAGTTCCTCCGATTTAGCTCCGTTGGTGGAGTCATCGGCCACAATGACTCTTCCTCCGCCTGTAGCCAGCTTGACCGAAATAATGGTATCCCTGACCAATGAAGGCTCTTCATTGTAACTGGCGATGACTGAACACACCCTGTAAATTTTTGGCGTGTAGGTCTGAGAATTAACTGTTTTCCGTTTCCTCCCGTACTGCCATAGGAAGTAAAGGAAAGAAAGGATGCTGATTTCGCTTCCCAGCAGGACAAGGTATGTCAGCGGTACGTAGTATGCTTCCGGGCTGACAAACCATGAAAATGGAACAGGCGCAATGAATATTGAAACAAAAAAAGAGATGTTTACTGCCCGCATCTCATCTCAACTGTTCACAAAAACTTTCTTCTTCCTTCTTGAAAAGTTTTATTCCTTTGTCTGAAGATGCAAGAATTATCTTGCTCAGCGCATCAGTGATATCCTCTGTAATTATTAGGAATGAGAACCTGGATCCCTCGGTCATGTTTATTTTTTTCATATCTGTATAGAGTGCTCTTACAAAACTCCTGATAATCAGGTTGCTTTCTGTCATTGCGGTAATGGAGATCGGTATAAGGTCAAGAAGGTTGAAGAGTATGAGTGTGCCGGCATTATGCTTCTTCATAGCCAGGTATATTTCATTGAAGAGCTCTTTTTCATATTTTCTTATACCTTCAATGTCGTTTGTTCTGTACCTTCTGGAACTGAGCGATTCCGAGAAAATTTCAAACTCAATATTTTTCATATTCCTCGGATCTATTGTTCTCTTCGCCCTCTCCATTTCTGTGATGTCGGTCAGCAGTATGAGCGTTCTTCTGTAAATCGGGACAGCAGGAAACGCGATCCAGTCGACAAAGGACCACAAATTGCTGCCGGGATCCCAGAATACGGTAGTAACCGCCGGCTGAAGCACCGTGAATGCAATGTCTTCATTGGAAAAGTTTTTCGAAACCTTGTAAATAGAACTCATCCGGCAGTTCTTCGGCAATACTGTATTTTAGCTTTATCCCTCCTTTATCAACAATGAAAAAAGGTACCGCCGCCATTTTCCGGGCGAAATCAGCGTCCGGCAACATTTGCTCAATCAGTCAAGATATTAAATATTAAATGCCAATAGAAGCACGTACACATGGAAACAGCAAAGCCCCAGTCGTCTGATGAACACACAACATACATTTCCTTCTCCCGCCAGGAGTGGAAGAAGCTCAGGGATTCGACGCCTCTCACACTTACTCTTGCGGATCTTGAGAATATACGGGGAATAAACGAAATGATTTCTCTGGAGGAGGTTGTTGATGTTTACCTTCCCTTGTCGAGATTGCTCAACCTTTATTATCTGGCTTCTCAGCGGCTTTATGAGGCAAGGAGAACATTTCTCGGTAGAGTCGACGACCGGGTCCCCTTCATTATAGGGATTGCAGGGAGTGTTGCGGTGGGAAAGAGCACCATTTCAAGGCTGCTGAAAACACTTCTGTCGAAGTGGCCGGAATCTCCCAGAGTGGAGCTTTTGCCGACGGATGGTTTCCTTTATCCAAACAGCGAACTGAAAAAAAGGGGCGTTATGAACAGGAAGGGTTTCCCTGAGAGCTACAATCTTAAGGAACTTATTCATTTTCTCTATGAACTCAAGTCCGGCAACGCAAATCTGAAGGTTCCCGTTTACAGTCACATACGTTACGACATTGTTCCGGGTGAATTTACGGTTGTAGATTCACCGGACATTGTCATACTCGAGGGCCTCAACGTTCTCCAGACCAGAAGCATTCGCCATTCGAAGGAACCGGAGCTTATGGTTTCTGATTTTTTTGATTTTTCAATTTACATTGATGCCGACGAGACCTACATCAAAAGGTGGTTCACAGAGAGATTCGGCGTATTGAGGGACACAGCATTCAGGAGGAAGGATTCCTATTTTCACTCATTCGCCAGGCTCTCGCAGGAGGAAACGGAGATCACCGCTTCCAGAATATGGAACGAGATAAACGCAGTTAATTTAAGGGAAAATATTGCGCCCACAAGGTACCATGCGCACCTTATACTGGAAAAGGGCGAAAATCATGAGATCCTTGGCGTCAAGATGAGGAAGATTTGAAAGATCAGCAGTCAGGACAATAATGGGTTGGTGTAAATTATCATTCTCGTGCCATACCGAAGTCCTCCTCAATTTTGTACACTGTTTTTTCAAGAATTGTCCTCATGAGGGATACCGCAGCAACCCCAACGACTATGACCAGCAGTCCGTACAGGCCAACTCTGCCGATAACAAAGACTATGCCTATTGCAACTGCTGGCGGGTGCTCTAACCCTGCTATCACAATAATGAAAGAAATGAGCATTTCAACTACCGCAACTGTGTAATAAACACCTGCGGCCGGGATCAGCAGTGTTCCGCCTAAGCCAGCTACTGCCGCGACAAAGTAGCTGCCTGCAAATTTGTATATTTTCGCATGCCTGCTCCGGGGAAACATGTATAATATGAAAGCACTTGAGCCAAAGGAAGCGAATATGACAAGTCTGGATCCCTCGCCTATCAATAGATGTGTTTTGACGATGTTTATTATAAATGCAAGAACCGCAACAGTGATGCCGATCATGATCGAAGGTATGATGCTGCCACGTATCGGCGCTGGAATCCGTGAACCACTCGTGTAATCCGTTTTGACCGCTTCCTGAATCCTGTGAATGTGCTGTTGCATGTTCCACATATGAACTTATGGAAACACAGACAGGATAACAGGGGCATAAAGTATAAGTTATTCAGTCAATTGTACAGCCGGTCTGTCCGGTTGAATTCCCACAAACCTTTGGTATACAGTGAATCACATAGGGTGATTTTTGCCGCATGGCTTGGATGGCTTATGGACGGCTATGTAAGCATAAGCTATCTTATTCAGGCATCCGTTGTGAGTGTTCTCTTCTTCCCCGGCAGTTTCAGCATTGGATATTTTCTTGCGTTTGGAGTCAACGGCATAGCCAGGGCAATAGGCTCGATACTCCTTGGAAATTTCATAGGTGACAGAATAGGCAGGAAGAAAATGCTCGTCGTCTCGGTTGGTCTTTTCTCAATATCCACTGCCTCTCTGGGCATTCTGCCGACCTACAGGGAAGGCGGAATTGCCGTCTCAATCACCGTCTTTATCCTTCTCTTCCTGATGGGTATCTTCGCCGGAGCGGAATATGGCGGCGGTACTGCATTGTCAATGGAGAGCGTCCCGCCTGAGAAGAGGAATCTGTACGGTGCGTTCGTTCAGAGCGGCTTCGGCTTCGGTTATCTCATTCTGTCAGGTGTTTTTGCCTTCCTCAGCGCTGTCTACGGCCCTTCATATAGCATCATAGGATGGCGTGTTCTCTTTCTGTCCACCTTGATACCTGGCGCGCTTACATTCCTGATCAGGGCATTTACGCCTGAATCGCAGGTCTTTGAGGAAACGGAAGCTAATGAAGGGCTGGAGAAGACACCTGTAGTTAAGCTTTTTCAAGATATGTGGGGCAAACTCGCAATAGTTGTCGCAATCACCGCAGGCCTACTTTACATCAATACCTCCACATTTTCGCTGTACCCTTACATACTGGGAACAGTCAATGGATTTGGTGGCACCACTATTGGATTGCTTCTGCTGGTCGTCAACCTGATATCTGTCGTAGGTGTAATTCTTGGCGGCCTTTACGCCGGAAGGAACAGGAACAGAATCCGATTCATTCTTCTCTACACGCTTATATTCCTGGCGGTTTCCGTACCGGTTGATATTGTAGCTTTCGGCAGAAATGTTATCACCACAGGCATTGCTTTTTCCATACAGGCATTTGTTGAAGCAATGATATTTTCTACACTCCCTGCATTCATGTCGGAGGCATTTAGTAAAAAGTACAGAACAACTGCGGTTGGTCTTGCATATAATCTTGGCTCGACATTCGGCGCGTTTGCGATTGTCATTGCACCCCTGAGTGCAATCGCACTCGGGTGGCCAGTCGCATGGATATCCAACCTTCTGATAGCAGGCATTGTCCTTTTTGGTGCTGCTTTTGCGTCTGTCTACGCAATGAGCTCCAGGGCCGGGAAGGAGAACGTGGATATGATTTTAGAGTAAAGATGCCCCTTTTCTGCCGGAGAACTCAATGCTCCTCCGCTCTTCCGGCATTCCTGATTTTTCCCGTGAAACAGAGCAATGATGCAGCTGTTGTGGCTGCCGCAAGTGCAGCAAATGAAGCGTAAAGGCTGCCCAGCACCCACCGTTCACTCAACAAAACAATTATCAGAGGACTCATTGCTGAACCCAGGCCCACAGACATCCATGCCAGGCTGCTCCCTAGGTATCTGTCGTCTCCGGAAACCATATGTGTTGCAATGGGAAAGAGAATCGGAAAGCCGCTGAACGCAGCCAGGCTGAAAAATCCCAGGGTAACGACATCGAGATATATGTTGTACGGATACAGAAGGAAGAGCAATACGAAGATGCCGGAAATCAGTGTTGTAAGAAAAAGTGTCTTCACCCTTCCGATCCTGTCAGAGACAAGTCCAACAATGATCTGTCCTGCAATTGGCAGAGCCATTATTGCCGTCATTGTGAGACCCAGATTGATGCCGTAATGTATTATCCCCTCCTCAATGAAGAAAGTCGGAAGGTATAACACGACGCCGGTGGACTCCAGATTTCTTATTATGCTCATCGCAAGCAGGGGCCAGATCTCTTTTGTAAGTCTGGCGGAATCGCGGATTCCTGTCCTCTTTACCGCCGCGGTTTTATCTGCTGAAGGCATCAGATGGGATTTTCGAGAGAAGTATATTTCCATTGGAAGTGCGGCAACTATGCATGCGGCTCCGAGTATTATCAATCCGCCATATAGCTTCTCAAGCACAAATGCAGCCACGGACAGTGTAAGGAACAGTGATCTGCCCAGGCTCCCGGCGGAACCGTTGAGACCCAGTGCGAGACCCAGTTTATTCTCAGGGAAATTATTCTGCACAACGCTGCTTCCGATTGGATGGTAGTAGCTTGACCCGAATCCGGCGAGACATGCGGAGAGCACAACACCCACATATGCCGCCATGCCAAATCTCTGTATCATGGATATCGAAATGCCCATTGCCGCGATACCTGCTCCGAGTATGGTAAGCCCCTCGCCCATGCCCTTTTCAATCTGTCCCCTGTTTTTTGTTGCTGAGACAGCAACAGGGCTGGCGAACGAGGAAAAGAGATAAAAGCATGTTACAACGGCTGCAAGTTCGAAACTCCCTGATACGTAGTAAGCAAGCGGCGGGAGCAGTACTGGAAATATCGCGCTCTCTCCGTCATTTATGAAGTGCGCCGCCGATGTTGTGGCCAGGATTGTGAGATTCCAGCTGAAACTTCCTTCCCCTCTCATTAAATTCTCCGCCATTTCCGGAACCGGTTGAGGTCAGTTTCAGACAGGGTGCGCGTGCCGGCCGCCGAATTCCCAGCCTCTATTTCTGCCTGATTGTGTCGAGGTCAAACTGTTTTATCGTATAATTCCTGGGGCTGGAGAATGGTCTGAAATATCTGCCGTTTCCCTTGTAAAATTTGGAGAAGAATTCCACATAAAGCAGACGCGCTCCCTGTATACCCGATTCAAATACAGCTATGATCAGGTTGAACATCTGGCCGACGACGACGATTATTATGCCCACCGGTATAAGCAGCGGATTGGTCTTTATAACGCTCAGTGATATGTTGATGACGCTAGCCAGTATAACGGACGCAAGGAGTATTCCGACTATCCTTGTGTACGACAGAATGTGACTTATTATTGAGGGTATTTCCATTGCTCCCATTGTCCCCTCCGAAGCAATGATCGTTATTCCTCCCGCGATTATGAGTGCCACCGGAACCGATGTGGAAACGTTCGAGAAACTGATTGGGATCCTGTGTAGCAGATTTAAACCGAAAACAGCTATCCCCCACGCAAACGCAAGCCAGCCGAATTTTGCTATTATTCCCTTCCTGTGTCCCAGCGTGTGTTCGTTTATTGCTCCAAGAATGAGCCCGAAAGAAACAATGCCCAGGCCAATGTACCCGGAAACAAGAAGCAGTTTGGCGAGACCGGGTTCAACGCCAAATACCGTGAACGGAAGAACTGCAAAGCCAAAAAATTCATTGAAGAGGAGACCGACGGCTATGGCAACTATCGAAGATGGAATCAGCGCTTTTGCGAGTGTCCTGAGCGCGTTTGGACCCATTATCATAAGGACGAAGCGACTCAGAAACCTCGGAATATGGCTCTTAGCTACCGGATGGTCAAGCCTGTGTATGATAAAGAGTGATATCAGGAGTATTGCAAGCCCGTATCCCCAGTCTCCAACCATGAGCCCGAAAAACAGAGGAAAGACAATTGCAAAGACCAGAGTAGGGTCGATCTCGTACTCCTTTGGGAGTGAGTAGAACCTTATGAAAAACTCGAACAGTCTGATGTGCCTGGAGTTCCTGAAGAGCGTCGGAGGCTCTTCATCTGTGTTTATTTGTGACAGTATGACATTGCCTCCTGACGCCTCCTCGAGCACTTCAGAGAGCAAACTGTAGTGCCTTGCCGGTATCCATCCTTCCAGAACAAATACAGACTTTGTTCCGGAAAGCTTTTCGGAGACTTCATA
This genomic interval from Candidatus Sysuiplasma jiujiangense contains the following:
- a CDS encoding 3-hydroxybutyryl-CoA dehydrogenase (converts (S)-3-hydroxybutanoyl-CoA to 3-acetoacetyl-CoA) is translated as MGTGIAQVCIEAGYDVVALDVNQSIVDGAIAKIRKGIDKRVEKGLMDAAAAGKALNRLTGTVSFSDISSCFMVIEAVFEKLDVKSRAISRIADSVSDEAVIGTNTSSISITLLSRNARIPGNFLGMHFFNPVALMPIVEIVSGLETSEHSLSIAKTVAKRMGKETVGAKDYPGFVSNRILMPMINEAVFALMEGVSSREGIDRIMKLGMNHPMGPLELADFIGLDICLDIMNVLHAGFGDSKYRPAPLLVNMVNAGKLGKKSGEGFYKY
- a CDS encoding glycosyltransferase — its product is MRAVNISFFVSIFIAPVPFSWFVSPEAYYVPLTYLVLLGSEISILSFLYFLWQYGRKRKTVNSQTYTPKIYRVCSVIASYNEEPSLVRDTIISVKLATGGGRVIVADDSTNGAKSEELRKYCKLLNVEYVHRDNRRGYKAGAINDILRTLNNIDIFALFDADQRPTSSFFDEILQIFNDETVGFVQLPQKYSENNTLIARAANYMQLPFLHIVMNGRSTADSTFSLGSGTAFRLKAVAEAGYFREDTVTEDIATSLRIIERGYHGVYLDKDLVYYGVPPMDAKSFFSQQARWSLGGFQLLAPMLKSNISFRQFADFLFGDLYWLKEGPMTLIEIIAPIVFLALGLAYMSVSFLFYAAVFIPFFFAAMAITIIVGGKDYGFKGAMLHQGVEMLDFWVITTSFLNWMMRKKKPFNVTSKKPGAVGIRALSLNILTFAIISASIVIGLVRLMHSADPLPYYVNIFWAVWIAISMAIGLYSALAKTKTGENGDVSASAT
- a CDS encoding thiolase family protein, with product MAKNGRRFEEAFVVSAVRTPVGKFGGIYRETTAIKLGTAVVRHAISEAGISAEDVEEVILGNVLPAGLGQSPARQCAIHSGVPLSSGSFSVNKVCGSGLKAIMLAANSVRAGENGIIVAGGIENMSMSPYISKSARWGSRYGNSELQDSMIVDGLWDAYNNFHMMITGEIVAERFNVSREEADTFAYGSQKKALKATEEGYFREETVPMDITKDGKQMEIVRDEGIRPDTTLEKLAALKPKFKENGICTAGNSSQLSDGASAVVIMSESRVEEMGIKPIARIVDYITGGTRPEWVMEAPIETTRKLLKRNDMDIDSIDLVEHNEAYASASVAVRKALGIDKRKFNITGGAVALGHPLGASGARITTTLLHNMKRLKRDSGLSTLCLGGGNAVSMLFERC
- a CDS encoding V-type ATP synthase subunit I — translated: MIRIRVIGSNSARKTVITALHDIGIMQLEEVGDDASPYLSRNEATESYEMLSRELLRFRGLENALPRKRVNDRKFFQSIQELLGAASSIDIDEEIKHLRERENGINAELRDLENRRDIAQMLSGIDYDLSVFSGSSFTSFIASTKEEVDVGGMVRATISDAVIKALPDGSSLIAVPAGKVGDLGKIANENSFELISIPAMEGMPEAFIENTKRLTADKKSELQKISNRLNEISEKYYSPIAQIREQLEIEVKKYEVSEKLSGTKSVFVLEGWIPARHYSLLSEVLEEASGGNVILSQINTDEEPPTLFRNSRHIRLFEFFIRFYSLPKEYEIDPTLVFAIVFPLFFGLMVGDWGYGLAILLISLFIIHRLDHPVAKSHIPRFLSRFVLMIMGPNALRTLAKALIPSSIVAIAVGLLFNEFFGFAVLPFTVFGVEPGLAKLLLVSGYIGLGIVSFGLILGAINEHTLGHRKGIIAKFGWLAFAWGIAVFGLNLLHRIPISFSNVSTSVPVALIIAGGITIIASEGTMGAMEIPSIISHILSYTRIVGILLASVILASVINISLSVIKTNPLLIPVGIIIVVVGQMFNLIIAVFESGIQGARLLYVEFFSKFYKGNGRYFRPFSSPRNYTIKQFDLDTIRQK
- a CDS encoding HPP family protein; the encoded protein is MQQHIHRIQEAVKTDYTSGSRIPAPIRGSIIPSIMIGITVAVLAFIINIVKTHLLIGEGSRLVIFASFGSSAFILYMFPRSRHAKIYKFAGSYFVAAVAGLGGTLLIPAAGVYYTVAVVEMLISFIIVIAGLEHPPAVAIGIVFVIGRVGLYGLLVIVVGVAAVSLMRTILEKTVYKIEEDFGMARE
- a CDS encoding MFS transporter; this translates as MRGEGSFSWNLTILATTSAAHFINDGESAIFPVLLPPLAYYVSGSFELAAVVTCFYLFSSFASPVAVSATKNRGQIEKGMGEGLTILGAGIAAMGISISMIQRFGMAAYVGVVLSACLAGFGSSYYHPIGSSVVQNNFPENKLGLALGLNGSAGSLGRSLFLTLSVAAFVLEKLYGGLIILGAACIVAALPMEIYFSRKSHLMPSADKTAAVKRTGIRDSARLTKEIWPLLAMSIIRNLESTGVVLYLPTFFIEEGIIHYGINLGLTMTAIMALPIAGQIIVGLVSDRIGRVKTLFLTTLISGIFVLLFLLYPYNIYLDVVTLGFFSLAAFSGFPILFPIATHMVSGDDRYLGSSLAWMSVGLGSAMSPLIIVLLSERWVLGSLYASFAALAAATTAASLLCFTGKIRNAGRAEEH
- the coaA gene encoding type I pantothenate kinase, with protein sequence METAKPQSSDEHTTYISFSRQEWKKLRDSTPLTLTLADLENIRGINEMISLEEVVDVYLPLSRLLNLYYLASQRLYEARRTFLGRVDDRVPFIIGIAGSVAVGKSTISRLLKTLLSKWPESPRVELLPTDGFLYPNSELKKRGVMNRKGFPESYNLKELIHFLYELKSGNANLKVPVYSHIRYDIVPGEFTVVDSPDIVILEGLNVLQTRSIRHSKEPELMVSDFFDFSIYIDADETYIKRWFTERFGVLRDTAFRRKDSYFHSFARLSQEETEITASRIWNEINAVNLRENIAPTRYHAHLILEKGENHEILGVKMRKI
- a CDS encoding MFS transporter encodes the protein MNSHKPLVYSESHRVIFAAWLGWLMDGYVSISYLIQASVVSVLFFPGSFSIGYFLAFGVNGIARAIGSILLGNFIGDRIGRKKMLVVSVGLFSISTASLGILPTYREGGIAVSITVFILLFLMGIFAGAEYGGGTALSMESVPPEKRNLYGAFVQSGFGFGYLILSGVFAFLSAVYGPSYSIIGWRVLFLSTLIPGALTFLIRAFTPESQVFEETEANEGLEKTPVVKLFQDMWGKLAIVVAITAGLLYINTSTFSLYPYILGTVNGFGGTTIGLLLLVVNLISVVGVILGGLYAGRNRNRIRFILLYTLIFLAVSVPVDIVAFGRNVITTGIAFSIQAFVEAMIFSTLPAFMSEAFSKKYRTTAVGLAYNLGSTFGAFAIVIAPLSAIALGWPVAWISNLLIAGIVLFGAAFASVYAMSSRAGKENVDMILE